DNA sequence from the Hoylesella buccalis ATCC 35310 genome:
AAACGGAAAGTTTACTTTAAGCGAATTTGCTTCGGGACACCATTATTTTGGTTTGCATCCAACTGCAGAAGGGTGGGTGTTCAGAGAGTGGGCACCCCATGCGACGGCCATTTATCTGGTTGGTGACTTCAACAACTGGGAAGAACGGCCTGAATATGCCGCCAAGCGTGTTGAGGGAACGGGCAACTGGGAACTGATGATGGACAAAACTTCCATCCACCATGGTGATCTTTACAAGATGCATGTTCATTGGGAAGGTGGACAGGGTGAGCGCATTCCGGCTTGGGTGAACCGCGTGGTTCAAGACAATCAGACTAAGATTTTCTCGGCTCAGGTATGGTGTCCAGAGGTTCCTTACGCATGGAAGACAACCAACTTTAAAGCCTCCAGAGATCCGTTGTTCATCTACGAATGCCACATAGGCATGGCGCAGGATGCCGAGAAGGTTGGTACATACACCGAATTCAAGGATTATGTGCTGCCGCGCATCGTGAAAGCTGGTTATAACTGCATACAGATTATGGCCATACAAGAGCATCCTTATTATGGCTCTTTTGGCTATCATGTCAGCTCATTCTTTGCAGCATCCTCGAGATTTGGTACACCAGAAGAACTGAAAGAGTTGATAGATGCAGCCCATCAGCAGGGCGTGGCTGTCATCATGGATATCGTGCACAGTCATGCAGTCAAGAACGTGGTTGAGGGACTGGGTAATCTTGCGGGCGATCCTAATCAGTATTTCTGTCCCGGTGACAGACGCGAACATCCTGCATGGGACAGTTTGTGCTTTGATTATGGCAAGGACGAGGTGATGCACTTCTTGCTGTCCAACTGTAAATATTGGTTGGAAGAATTCCATTTCGATGGGTTTCGTTTCGACGGAGTCACCTCGATGCTCTATTATAGCCATGGATTGGGGGAGGCGTTTACCAACTATTCCGATTATTATAACGGTCACCAGGACGGTGATGCCATTTGTTATCTGACATTGGCAAACCAGGTTATTCATGAAGTGAACCCAGATGCGATAACTATTGCCGAAGAGGTTAGCGGCATGCCGGGCTTGGCTGCCAAGGTGAAGGATGGCGGCTTGGGCTTTGATTACCGCATGTCCATGAACATACCCGATTTCTGGATCAAGACCATCAAAGAGCTGAAGGATGAAGATTGGAAACCCAGCTCCATCTTTTGGGAAATCAAGAACCGGCGTTCTGACGAGCAGACCATCTCGTATTGCGAGAGTCATGACCAGGCCTTGGTAGGTGATAAAACCATCATCTTCAGGCTGATTGACGCTGACATGTATTGGCACTTCAAGAAAGGTGATGAAAATGCACTGGTTCATCGTGGTATAGCACTTCACAAGATGATCAGGTTGGTTACTGCATCCACAATGAATGGAGGTTATCTTAACTTCATGGGAAACGAGTTCGGGCATCCTGAATGGATTGATTTTCCAAGAGAAGGAAATGGATGGAGCCATAAATATGCTCGAAGACAGTGGAACCTGGTGGACAATCAGGAACTGGATTATCATTATTTGGGCGACTTCGACCGCGCGATGGTCAACCTGTTGAAATCACAGAAGGGATTCAACAAAACGGTGGTTCAGGAGATTTGGCATCATGATGGCGATCAAATATTGTGCTACATGCGGGGAGATTTGGTGTTTGTGTTTAACTTCTCGCCCTCCCAATCATTTGTTGATTATGGCTTTCTCGCTCCGGCAGGAAGCTATCAAGTTGTGTTGAATACGGATGATCCCCAGTTTGGCGGTAATGGTTTGACAGATGATAGCGTGGAGCATTTGACCAACTTCGACCCTCTGTACGAAGAAGCAAACAAGGGGTGGCTTAAATTATACATCCCGGCACGCAGTGCTATGGTCTTGAAAAAAAAGTAAACACCTCCTCTTGATCACACAGTCTATAGCTCGTTTGAATGATACGTTGTTGATACGTTGGGTGAGCAGCATTCTCTTTTGTTGCTTTACTTTCGTGTATCTATATGTGTACCAAGCTGATGTTTTGGCCGTGGCGCAACATATACTGTCAGAGGGAAAAACCTCTTACCATGCTGGTGTCGGGGCAATATTGATTACCTTGACACTCTATCTGGTGCACCTTGGCGTATCTTATTTTTGTCGTCCTTCAGGAATAGGGTACTCGCTTACCTTTTTCCCCTCATTACTACTGCTGACGATTCTGACAGATATTAGTGATAACATTGACCGCAACTTCTCGTTGGGAGGATGGTGGATAGCGGCACCTTTGCTGCTGTTGGCCTATGGAGGCCTGATGTGGGTTCTCAAGAGAAACAGGCACCAAGTGGAAGAAGGAAAAGCGTATGAGGTGTTTGTGCATCTCTTGTGGCAAAATATCATGTCGCTGGGCGTGATGTTTGTGCTGGTAGGTCTGTTTAGTAATCATGACGTGGCATTTCATGAGCGCGCAAAAATGGAACAGGCTATCGTCAACAAGGAATACAAAGATGCGCTGGAGGTGGGGAAAAACAATTTGAAAACCGATTCAAACCTTGTGATGCTGCGTGCTTATTGCTTGTCAAAGACGCATAAAATGGGGGAGAGTCTGTTTGAATATCCTTTGATGGGCGAGTCTCAATCGCTGCTGCCAAATGGCAGTTCAGTGAGAATGTTGATGACACCAGATAAAGACGTGTATCGTTACATCGGTGTCATACCTAGACAGCAGATGCCTGTCATGCGCTATTTGAAACTCATCACGGAGAGCAGAAAGGCCAAGAAACCAGCCGGAGATTATTTGTTATGCGGCTATTTGTTGGATAAAAATTTGGACAAGTTTGTGGTTCATCTTCCTCGTTACTATCATGTTGACAGCTTGTTGCCTAAACATTATCGTGAGGCATTAGTGCTTTATACCCATTCGCGTTCAAATCCAAAGCTGGTATATCATGATGCGGTGACAGATGCGGATTACAGAGATTATCAGGATTTGGAAAAAAAATATCCCGAAAAGATGGTCAGACAAACCAAAATTCGGGATATCTATGGGAAAACATATTGGTACTACTTTCATTATCACCAAAAGAAGTGAGTGCCAATGTGCCTGATGAGTTGGGAACACCCCTTAGGTGCAACCTCTTGTTATTTCACTGCATTTAATGCTTTTACCCAATCGGTGTCAATGGAAAACTGCGTGATGAATTTTTCATTGTCAACATATGCGTAGGTGATTTCTTTCTCCGGATCGTTAAAAAGAGGATTTTGAACGGTGGCATTTTTGAATCGAGCCATCAAGATTTCTTTGTCCTGCTTATTGGATGAGCGAGCCAACCGCTTGACATAGCTATTGACAAAGTCAATCATGGCATTGGTCTGTTTCCCCAATTCCAACTCGGTGAAATGGTCGTTTTGCGCCGCTTTCGTGATAAGGTAGAAGATAGCATCGGCCTTGAAAGTGGCTATTTTCCGCTCTTCCAAGTTTCTTTTCGTATCATTTTTGATGGCTTCAGCCTGGTGCATGATGCGATTTACTTCATTGTAAATTTCTTGTGACATGGCATTCACTGCAAATGTGCAGGTGAAAGCGAGTAGCATAATGATTTTTTTCATAATTCTCTTATGTTTTTTGTTCTTGTTCTTAATTTGATATAATTGGGTGGTTATGAATCTTTTGAATGTTCTTTTGTCGTTCTGTTACTTGGTAGACGATTGTGAAAGTCTGTTTTTATTCTTATTGATAAAGTCTTTCCAGCCGTGGTACTTGTTGTCTGCGCTGGGTCTTCCCATCTGAAGAAAATGGCAATAGGCAGCCCCGAGGGCGTCTGTAGCGTCCATGAAATGCGGCATTTCGCTTTGATTTATTTTCAAAAGTCTTTGAAGCATCCCAGCCACTTGTTCCTTACTGGCCTGACCTTGACCAGTGATAGCCATCTTAATCTTGAGCGGAGCATATTCATGAATGGGTACATCGTGGTGAATGGCCGCAGCGATGGCCACTCCTTGGGCACGTCCCAACTTTAACATGGACTGCACGTTTTTTCCGAAGAAAGGTGCTTCAATGGCCATCTCATCGGGTAGATATTCATCAATAATGCCAGTGATACGATCAAAAATATGTCCCAATCGAAGGTAAGGGTCATCAGTCTTTCGCATGTCAATCACCCCCATGGCTACCATGGAAGGCTTTCTTTCAAGAATCTTAATGACGCCATAACCCATTACATTGGTACCAGGATCGATTCCCAGTATCACTTTTTCTTTGATTTGCTGTTGTTGGGGAGTTGTCATTGCGTATTCGTTTTAGCGATCCATGTAGGGATTTCCTGCGAGTTCAGTGCCGATTGTTGTTGGTTCACCATGTCCAGGGTATATCTTAGTGTTGTCAGGAAGCTGTGAAAGCATCCTTAAACTCTGAATCATCTGGAACATGGAGCCTCCCTGAAGATCAGTTCTTCCGATGGATAGGTGAAACAATGTATCGCCTGAAAATGCAACATCCTCTTCTTGACAATAAAAGAACACGCTTCCAGGTGTGTGTCCCGGAGTTTCTATCAATGTGAATTGGTGTGTTCCGAAGGATATGATATCATCTTGGTTGAGATACTGACCCACACTTGGGAAATCGTCAGAAAGCTTAACACCCACAAACGCTTCAGCTTGTTCTTGCAGTAGTTGCATCAAAAAAGCGTCAGCACGATGAACTTTCACCTTTAATCCGTATTTTGTATAGACAAACTGATCGCCGAAATGGTGATCGACATGTCCGTGCGTGGCGATGAAATCAACAGGTTTTAAACCTTGAGCTTCGATGTATTGTGCTATGGCTTTCTGCTCTTTTTCATGAAAGGCCCCACAATCAATGATGATACATTCCTTGGTTTCATCACTGACTACATAGCAGTTTTCTTGCAGCATATTGCACTCGAAGCATTTGATATTGAGCATAACTTATCGTCTTTTAGTGTTGTTGTTTTATGAAATTAAAGTGGCAGATAGACAATGTTCTTTTCTTTGAACCACTCTTCGTCAAACCAATTTGATATCGAACAGTTCTCAACGATGCGTTTGAACGGTTTAATTTCAGCGTCAAGATCTCCTCCTTTCAAGCAGATGATTCCGTTTGGCAAAACATTTCGTTGCTCTTTGGATATGTTCTTCTTGGCGATTTTGGCCAAGTCGGGGAGAGACATGGCGGCTCTACTCACCACAAAATCATAGATACCTTTTTCTTCTTCACCTCTGATATGCTTGGTTGTGACATTCTTTAGACCGATGGAATGGGCGATTTCTTCGGCCACTCGAACCTTTTTTCCCGTTCCATCGATGAGCGTGAAGTTGCATTTTGGAAACATAATGGCCAAGGGAATACCAGGAAAACCACCTCCTGTCCCTAAGTCTAAAATCTTTGTTTCATCGATGAAACCGATCAATTTAGCAATAGACAGCGAATGCAAAACATGATGTTCATACAGATGGTCAATGTCTTTGCGTGAAATGACATTGATTTTTGCGTTCCAATCGCTATACAGTTCTTGAAGCATGCCATATTGTTTTTTCTGCTCTTCCGTTATGGAAGGAAAATATTTCAGTATCGCTTCTATGTTCATTTTAAGTATTTCTTTAATTCAGATTTGCTTAAATCAACCCTCACCTCGCCATATTCATGGGACACAATCTCATCTTCACAATAGATGAAAGTTATTTTATTCTTGCCAATGACATAATTATCAGTGATGTAAATATCGCCATCTGTCAAACTTCCTTCGTGTTTTTGGAATCCAGTTCGATGATTTTTCAAACGTTTTTGAAGCTTTTCAAGAATGATGTCTTTTACAGATTCTTCATAACCCTCAATGAACAGGTCTGACAAAGTGATTAACTCTCCAGTCTTCAAGTTGAAGTTTTTTGCAATTGTTTGATTTGATGTTTGCGACGTTCCCGCAGCTGTTGACAAGTAAATGATGTATGTGAGGATGTCTTTTTGGTTATTTTGGAGTTCCGATTTCAGTTGATAACGTCTGTTATAGGTGGTTGGATTGGTAGAATCTGCACGGTAAAGCGGACCATAAGTATTGATGTATTCATTCATATATTGGCTTACAAAGGTACGCAGGGCCTTCTCCATGTCGGTCGACTCGTTTGTTTGAGATAAGCTATTTGTCACCAGAAAACCAGATTGAATCAATGTTTGGTTGATTTTCAGAGCGTTTTTTCCTCGCATACATTGCATTTGGATGGATACTTCGCACTTGGGGGAGTGAGCGTTGTTTGCCAGATACGTGGTTGAATCTATCGCAAAGGATATGGCTTGTAAACCATTTTTCTTCAACACGTTGTTGTGATTGTCATCACATCCTGATGCAAAAAGGGTGAGGACAATGACCCACAACAGATTCCTCATCTTCTCTTTTTTGTGCAAAAATACGAATATTTTTTGTACCTTTGACATGTCATACTATAAAATAAGGTAAATAATGTTTAACACAGCACTTTTTGATTTAGACGGAGTCGTACTGGATACCGAGTCTCAGTATACTGTTTGTTGGGATCGGTTAGGTAAGATTTACAAACCTGACATACCGCATTTTGCCCATCTTATTAAGGGACAGACCCTAACTCAGATATTCGATCGGTATTTTAAAGATGAAAAAAAGGCGCAACATGAAATAGAAAATCAGCTCATTGAGTTTGAAAAAAATATGGATTACGCATTCATTCCTGGAGTTATTGCCTTTATCAAAGACCTGAAACAGCATCACGTTAATACGGCCATTGTAACAAGTAGCAACCAACAGAAAATGGCAAATGTATATCAACGTCACCCAGAATTTGAAACGTTCTTTGACGTTATCCTTACCAGTGAAGACTTTAAACGCAGTAAACCTGATCCGGATTGTTACCTTACAGCTGCTGCTCATTTTGCTGTTTCGCACAACCAATGTGTTGTATTTGAAGATAGTATCAACGGATTGAAAGCGGGAAAGGCCGCTCAAATGAAGGTTTGTGGACTGGCAACAACAAACTCTGTTGAGTTGATTGAGCCTTTGTCAGATATGGTTATTAATGACTTTGTTGGGATGAGTTATGAAAAGTTGTGTGCAATGGTTTAAACACAGCTGTGTTGCCTCGCTTGCATTGACCATTGCTTATTTTACATTTCTTGTCAAGACTTTATTGGGGTTGTCAAAAATAAATAATCACTTTTAGCGTTTATTCATTAATGAATATACGATTTTCTATTATAGTTTGTTTGTTTGCACTGATTGGTTTCACCGCATGTCATGATGAAGATACCTTTTCTTCATCACCTAATCATTTGCTGACATTCTCCTCTGACAGTATCAAACTTGATACCGTCTTTTCCAATATTCCCTCGGCAGCCAAATCTTTTTGGGTTTATAACCATTCAGGAGGAGGCATTAGATGTTCTAACGTCAGGTTAGAACGGGGCAATCAGACGGGGTTTAGAGTCAATGTAGACGGTATTTATCTGGGTAAAGATGTGGGATATGCAACTTCAGAGATTGAAATTAGAAAGAATGACAGCATTCGTGTGTATGTAGAATTAACCGCTCCGCCTAAATATGCAGATGTGCCGCAACGCATTGAAGACAATATTGTGTTTGCATTGGAGAATGGAAAGGAGCAAAAAGTTAATCTGAATGCCTATGCTTGGGATGCCATTTTCTTACGCGATCATCATGTTAAGAACGATACAGTACTATCAGGAACCAAGCCCATTGTGGTGTTTGGAAAACTGACAGTTGAAGAAAACAAGACTTTGCGCATAGCTGCTGGTACGACATTGTATTTCGATCAACGTGCAGGCATTGATGTCTATGGTCGACTGTCCATTGAGGGAGAACCGCAAAAAGAAGTTGTTTTGCGAGGCAACCGACTGGATCGTATGTTCGATTACCTGCCTTATGATGGGCTGAGTGGTCAGTGGCAGGGCGTACATATTTATCCTTCTTCCAACGAGAATGCCATTTCGTACGCCGATATCCATGGCGCATACAATGGTTTGGTTATTGATTCTGCCGACATAGCGAAGCAAAAACTGATCATGGCCAATTCAACCATCCACAATTGTCAAGGATATGGCTTGCTGACTCGTCATTCGCAAGTTTCCATCAACAATTCTGTTTTCAGTAATACCCTCAACGATTGCGTTTCAATTGATGGCGGCGATGTGGTGATGAACGGATGTACCTTGGCGCAATTTTATCCATTTGACTCTAACAGAGGTGTGGCTCTAAGATTGAGTGCGGCATCTTCGCCCTTAATTCAATTCGTTTGTAACAACTCACTTGTTACGGGCTACTCCGCCCATGAGGTGATGAGAAACCCTGGAAAAGATGCCTCTCAGTTGCATTTCGCCTTTGAGAACTGTTTGCTACGCATGCCTCGTGAAGAGTCAGCAGATAGTGTTTATTTTAAAAACGTGATATATGAAGATGTAAAAGATACGATTCAGGCTGGTCACAAGAACTTCCTTTTGATTGACACTGATAGCCTGAGATATGATTTCAGATTGCGAGAAAAATCTTTGGCCATAGGAAAAGCCAACCAAGCAACATCCTTACCCTTGGATAGGGATGGCAGAAAGAGAGATGAACGGCCGGATATCGGCGCCTATGAATACTTTAAACCCTAACATGCATGGAACAGATTGACATTAATATCTCGATTGAGAGTTATCAGCTTGGTGAACTTTCACCACAAGACCAAGAGTTGGTTCAGGCCGCCATAGAAGCTACCAAGAACGCATACGCGAATTACAGCCGATTCTATGTGGGCGCTGCTTTAAGACTTGAAAATGGAAAAATAGTGATAGGAGCCAACCAAGAAAATGCTGCATTCCCATCAGGTTTATGCGCAGAGCGTACTGCTGTCTTTGCGGCTCAAGCCAACTATCCCGACAGTCCCATTGAAACTTTGGCCATTGCAGGCCGGAACGAGAAAGGCGTATTGCCTAGTCCCATCACACCTTGTGGAGCTTGTCGACAGGTCATACTGGAGATAGAAGACCGATACAAAAAGCCTATCAAAATTCTCTTGTACGGTACTCAGAAAATCTATTGTGTCAGAAGCGTGAAAGATCTGCTTCCGCTGTCGTTTGTAGACGATAACATGCGCTGAAATCAACTTGTTAATAAATTTTAAAAACATTCTTTTTTCATTACATTGGTTGCGGTATTCAGAAATAAACCATTACCTTTGCAACCGCATTTGAGACACAGTGCATTCTCCTTTACGATGAAAAGGAAGGGAAGTGTGGGTGAGTGGCTGAAACCACCAGTTTGCTAAACTGACGTGCGGGTTACCGTACCGGGGGTTCGAATCCCCCCGCTTCCGCCAAAGATGCGTATGCAAAACGGTCGGTTCATCTAATGGTTAGGATACAAGATTCTCAATCTTGGCATACGAGTTCGATTCTCGTACCGACTACAAAGTAACAAAACGCCTGTAAACTATTTATGTTTTGCAGGCGTTTTTCTTTCCCCTTCACCGCTGGTTTTCAAAAGTTGCCGCTGTTTCAGCATAAAGCTGCTAACTTACATTCCTTATCATTTTGTCATCATGTCGTTGAAACTTGAACTTCAGCTGATGGTGCGAAGTTAAGAAAAAAGTAAAAGGTAAACCAAAATGTCCTCATTCAGACCTATTGATTTACCTTTGTAGTGATTGTACACCCTTAGGGATTCGAACCCTAGACCCACTGATTAAGAGTCAGTTGCTCTACCAACTGAGCTAAGGGTGCAAGCGAGAAAGAAGTACACCCTTAGGGATTCGAACCCTAGACCCACTGATTAAGAGTCAGTTGCTCTACCAACTGAGCTAAGGGTGCAAGTTTCTTTTTTGCGTGTGCAAAGGTACATTGATTTTCTTAAAATGCCAAACATTTCGTTTATTTTTTTGAAATTAATGTTGGACAGTCCAAGAATATGCAACTATGAGATAAACAGACTTCCTATTTGATAGAAGGCTGCAGATACAATCCATGCCAGAAGCGTGGTATAACCGGCCGAGAACAATGCCCATTTCCAACTGCCTGTTTCGCCTTTGATGGCAGCTATAACGGCCACGCAGGGGAAGTATAACAGGATAAAGAGCAAGAAAGCGTATGCGGTTAGCGGCGTGATGCCATCGGCTGTCATTTGTTTTCTCAGTCGTGAATACTTCTCGGGCTCATCTGATGTTGCGTCATCTTCCTCAACACTCCCTTCTGACGAATAGAGTACACCTATTGTTGAAGCCACGATCTCTTTAGCTCCAACACCTGCCACGATGCCCACATCCAGTTTCCAACTAAAACCTTGAACTCTGAATACTGGTTCTATGGCCTTGCCAATGCGTCCAATATAGCTCTGCTCTTGCTGTTCAGCCCTGGACAGATGCTCGTTATGGGGAAAATAGCCCAATGCCCAGACAATGATACTGGCCACCAAGATGATGCCACCCATCTTCTTGAGGTACAATTTTCCTTTCTCCCAAGTATGTCTGGTGATGGCTTTCCAGGTCGGTAATCGGTACGGGGGAAGTTCCATCACAAAGGGGGTGTCTTCACCCTTGATGACAAATTTGCTGAACAACCAGCCCAGAAAGACGGCCATGAGGATGCCAATGAGATACAGCGACATCATCATCGTTGACCGATACTGGGTCGAGAAGAACGTTCCGATAATCATGATATAAACGGGAAGTCGGGCCGAACAGCTCATCATGGGTAAGATGAGCATGGTGATGAGCCTTGACTTTCGGCTTTCAATGGTTCGTGTTGCCATCACTGCCGGCACATTACAGCCGAAACCCACAATGAGAGGAATGAACGATTTGCCGTGCAATCCCATCTTGTGCATCAGCTTGTCCATGATGAAAGCCGCACGAGACATGTAACCGCTGTCCTCCATATAAGAGATGAAGAAATACAGAATTAATATCTGTGGCAAGAAGACGATGACGGCACCTACACCCCCAATGACACCGTCGACGAGCATATCTTTGATGGGGCCGTCAGGAAAATAGGTGGAAATGGCCTGTCCCAGCCAGGCAACGCCGGATTCTATCCAATCCATGGGGTATTGACCAAGTGAGAAAGTTACTTCGAACATCAGCCACATCAAGGCTATGAAGATAGGGAAACCCAATACTTTATGCGTGATAAAGCTGTCCAGCCAGTGCGTAAGCTGGTAGGTGTCTTTCTTGTTTCCTGTTTTGTAGGCAGCCTCTTTCAGTGCTCCATGAATAAAGCCGTATTTCGCATCCATCACCGCAGTCTCACTGTCGGTATTCGTTTCCTCCCTTACGCGTCTGTCAGCTTTGTCCCTGGCAGCAAATATCTTGTCTGCCTGGGGCATGGAGCTGATCATTTTTTCCACGTCATGGTCGTGTTCCATCAGCTTGATGCCAAGATATCGGGTAGAGTAGCGCTGCCGAATATTTTCGTCTTGTTTCAAGAAAGCCTGGATGTCAGCAATGCCTTGCTCTATTTCATGCCCATGATTGATATGTACATGGCGGAATTGTGGTTGGGCGTCTTCCTTGCCTTCGTATGTCTCAATAACCTGATGGAACAGCTCCTTAACGCCTCTTCCATTTTTAAATACAGTAGGAACCATCGGGATGCCGAAAAGTTCGGAAAGCTTGTCGATATGAATCCGGTCTCCTCGGTCTTCAGACTCGTCGTACATGTTTAATGCGCAGACGATACGAAGGTGCATGTCAATGAGTTGTGTCGTTAGATAAAAGTTTCGCTCCAAGTTTGAGGTATCTATGACATTGATGACGACATCTGGTGTTTTCTCGATGATTTGTTTTCTCACATAGAGTTCTTCCGGCGAATAAGCCGAAAGCGAATAAGTGCCGGGAAGGTCAACTATGTTGAAATGATAGCCTTCAAAGCTGGCATGACCTTCCTTGGCATCGACGGTGACACCCGAATAATTGCCCACTCTTTCGTGTGCGCCGGATGCAAAATTGAACAATGATGTCTTCCCGCAGTTAGGGTTTCCCACCAAGGCTACATTGATGGTTCGGCTCTTCTGCATCGCAACAGCACGGATTTGCTGTTCTGTTACACGTTGGATTCCATCGACGTCGTCATCAGAAATGGCTCCTTGGTAATTGTTTTCAGCTGGTTTTTGCGTTCGGGCCTCTTCAAGTGACACCACCTCAATCATATCGGCCTCGGAGTGTCTTAGTGACACTTCGTAACCCATCACTTTGTATTTCACGGGGTCTTTCAAGGGCGCATTCAATAGCACTTCAACCTTTTTCCCGCTGATAAAGCCCATTTCAACGATGCGTTTGCGAAAGCCACCGTGACCGGTAACTTTAACAATTACCCCTGTTTCGCCTGTTTTTAAGTCTGATAACTTCATCTTTGTCTCTCTATCTCAAGTACAAAAATACAAAATTTAATGCGCAACAGAGTTGCAAATGACGATGCATTGTATAAAATACCTAAAAATAATGATGTGACTCCCGATGAAATGGGCTTTTATTGGATATCTATCCTCATAAATCAGTATACGGGAAAAGTTATAAACATTCCTATGATGCTATAATTTGATGGCTTTTCCTGTCCTGTTGCTTTCGATGGCTGCTTCAAGAATTTGAACAACCGTCAGGTTGTTTCGGTGTAACATTGCGTACTGGCCGGTTGGTTTTTGTCCTTTCATTAGTGCTTGTCATCAAAAGCAGCAGTGTAAATAAAAACTTTTTCATTGTTTGATGTCTTTAGTTTGGTTATGCCTGCAAAAATACAAAACAATACTCGTATAGAATGTAGCTATTTCGGTGTT
Encoded proteins:
- the feoB gene encoding ferrous iron transport protein B; this translates as MKLSDLKTGETGVIVKVTGHGGFRKRIVEMGFISGKKVEVLLNAPLKDPVKYKVMGYEVSLRHSEADMIEVVSLEEARTQKPAENNYQGAISDDDVDGIQRVTEQQIRAVAMQKSRTINVALVGNPNCGKTSLFNFASGAHERVGNYSGVTVDAKEGHASFEGYHFNIVDLPGTYSLSAYSPEELYVRKQIIEKTPDVVINVIDTSNLERNFYLTTQLIDMHLRIVCALNMYDESEDRGDRIHIDKLSELFGIPMVPTVFKNGRGVKELFHQVIETYEGKEDAQPQFRHVHINHGHEIEQGIADIQAFLKQDENIRQRYSTRYLGIKLMEHDHDVEKMISSMPQADKIFAARDKADRRVREETNTDSETAVMDAKYGFIHGALKEAAYKTGNKKDTYQLTHWLDSFITHKVLGFPIFIALMWLMFEVTFSLGQYPMDWIESGVAWLGQAISTYFPDGPIKDMLVDGVIGGVGAVIVFLPQILILYFFISYMEDSGYMSRAAFIMDKLMHKMGLHGKSFIPLIVGFGCNVPAVMATRTIESRKSRLITMLILPMMSCSARLPVYIMIIGTFFSTQYRSTMMMSLYLIGILMAVFLGWLFSKFVIKGEDTPFVMELPPYRLPTWKAITRHTWEKGKLYLKKMGGIILVASIIVWALGYFPHNEHLSRAEQQEQSYIGRIGKAIEPVFRVQGFSWKLDVGIVAGVGAKEIVASTIGVLYSSEGSVEEDDATSDEPEKYSRLRKQMTADGITPLTAYAFLLFILLYFPCVAVIAAIKGETGSWKWALFSAGYTTLLAWIVSAAFYQIGSLFIS
- the cdd gene encoding cytidine deaminase; amino-acid sequence: MEQIDINISIESYQLGELSPQDQELVQAAIEATKNAYANYSRFYVGAALRLENGKIVIGANQENAAFPSGLCAERTAVFAAQANYPDSPIETLAIAGRNEKGVLPSPITPCGACRQVILEIEDRYKKPIKILLYGTQKIYCVRSVKDLLPLSFVDDNMR